The Pricia mediterranea genome includes a window with the following:
- the accB gene encoding acetyl-CoA carboxylase biotin carboxyl carrier protein, translating to MDIKEIQSLIKFVAKSGAREVKLETDDLKITIRTGTPESERETQYIQQIPVGQPQMTQPAQPQAPTAEPATAEKPKEEKKEDDSKYITIKSPIIGTFYRKPSPEKDAFVEVGSAIKEGDVLCVIEAMKLFNDIESEVSGKIVKILVEDSSPVEFDQPLFLVDPS from the coding sequence ATGGATATAAAAGAAATTCAAAGTCTTATCAAGTTCGTTGCGAAATCGGGAGCCAGGGAGGTGAAATTAGAGACTGACGATCTCAAGATTACCATCAGAACGGGCACTCCCGAATCAGAGCGCGAAACCCAGTACATCCAACAAATTCCCGTTGGACAGCCTCAAATGACGCAACCCGCGCAACCCCAGGCCCCGACCGCAGAACCGGCTACTGCGGAAAAGCCAAAGGAGGAAAAGAAAGAGGACGATTCGAAATACATTACGATCAAGTCGCCCATTATCGGAACGTTCTATCGTAAGCCTTCGCCCGAGAAAGATGCCTTTGTGGAAGTGGGGAGCGCGATCAAAGAGGGCGATGTACTCTGCGTAATCGAGGCGATGAAACTTTTCAACGATATAGAATCCGAAGTTTCCGGTAAAATCGTAAAAATACTGGTGGAAGATTCTTCTCCCGTAGAATTCGATCAACCCTTATTTTTAGTTGATCCGTCCTAG
- the accC gene encoding acetyl-CoA carboxylase biotin carboxylase subunit, translating into MFKKILIANRGEIALRVIRTCKEMGIKTVAVYSKADEESLHVRFADEAVCIGPAASSESYLKIPNIIAAAEITNADAIHPGYGFLSENSKFSKICAEHEIKFIGASGEHIDRMGDKAQAKATMKKAGVPTVPGSDGLLKDLADAKKVAKKMGYPVMIKATAGGGGKGMRAVKKEEDMEALFESAVKEASAAFGNGDMYMEKLIEEPRHIEIQIVGDQYGKACHLSERDCSIQRRHQKLTEETPSPFMTDKLRDAMGKAAVKAAEYIKYEGAGTIEFLVDKHRNFYFMEMNTRIQVEHPITEQVIDYDLIREQILVAGGVPISGKNYLPKLHSIECRINAEDPYNNFRPSPGRITTLHTPGGHGVRMDTHVYSGYIIPPHYDSMIAKLITTAQTREEAINKMKRALDEFVIEGIKTTIPFHRQLMEHPDYLAGNYTTAFMESFKMKPEAEE; encoded by the coding sequence ATGTTCAAAAAAATACTGATAGCTAACAGGGGAGAAATTGCCCTACGGGTCATCCGCACCTGCAAAGAGATGGGCATCAAAACGGTTGCGGTCTACTCTAAGGCCGACGAGGAAAGCCTGCACGTACGTTTTGCCGATGAAGCGGTCTGTATCGGACCTGCGGCGAGCAGTGAATCCTATCTCAAAATCCCCAATATCATAGCTGCCGCGGAAATCACCAATGCCGACGCGATACACCCCGGCTATGGATTTTTGTCCGAAAACTCCAAATTCTCAAAAATTTGCGCCGAACATGAGATAAAATTCATCGGCGCATCGGGCGAGCACATCGACCGCATGGGCGATAAGGCCCAGGCCAAAGCGACGATGAAGAAAGCAGGGGTGCCTACGGTGCCCGGATCCGATGGCTTGCTGAAAGATCTTGCCGACGCCAAAAAGGTGGCCAAAAAAATGGGTTATCCCGTGATGATAAAGGCGACGGCCGGGGGCGGTGGAAAGGGCATGCGCGCAGTCAAGAAAGAAGAAGACATGGAAGCGCTGTTCGAGAGTGCCGTCAAAGAAGCCTCTGCCGCCTTTGGAAACGGAGACATGTACATGGAGAAGCTCATCGAAGAGCCAAGGCATATCGAAATCCAAATTGTAGGAGACCAGTACGGAAAAGCCTGTCATCTGTCGGAAAGGGACTGCTCTATTCAACGCCGTCACCAAAAATTGACTGAAGAAACGCCCTCGCCCTTCATGACCGATAAGCTTCGGGATGCTATGGGAAAGGCAGCGGTCAAGGCTGCGGAGTACATCAAGTATGAGGGGGCGGGCACCATAGAATTTTTGGTCGACAAGCACCGCAATTTCTATTTCATGGAAATGAATACGCGTATCCAGGTCGAGCATCCGATTACCGAGCAGGTCATCGATTACGACCTCATTCGCGAGCAGATATTGGTCGCCGGGGGAGTGCCCATATCCGGAAAGAACTATCTGCCAAAATTGCACTCCATCGAATGCCGAATAAACGCCGAAGACCCCTACAATAACTTTAGGCCTTCCCCAGGTAGGATTACGACCTTACACACCCCCGGAGGTCACGGGGTCCGGATGGATACCCACGTGTATAGCGGCTATATCATCCCCCCGCATTACGACTCCATGATTGCCAAACTTATTACCACGGCACAGACCCGTGAGGAGGCCATCAACAAAATGAAGCGCGCGCTTGACGAGTTTGTCATCGAGGGCATCAAGACCACCATCCCCTTTCACAGACAGCTTATGGAGCATCCCGACTATCTGGCGGGCAATTACACCACCGCGTTTATGGAAAGCTTTAAGATGAAACCGGAGGCGGAAGAGTAA